A part of Halalkalicoccus subterraneus genomic DNA contains:
- a CDS encoding DUF7504 family protein, giving the protein MGREQRPGNADYEETTALVQKLDALKQRGSNLLVVGSRMPDAHETACRQFLGETTTEARRRLFVLADTARSSSDRPSLATADPDRHAVVRYDTAARSAAVTATNLATTPDAAPPTERATENELGRLGTAISEVVAEFEATSGGLSAAELRLCFDSLTPLISEHDPETVFRFLHLLTHRVRGVGGMGHYHLTADRSNRTVALLEPLFDAVIELCFRDGELYQRWYLHDGGLTTGWLQL; this is encoded by the coding sequence ATGGGACGAGAGCAGAGACCCGGGAACGCGGACTACGAGGAGACGACGGCTCTCGTACAGAAGCTCGACGCGCTCAAGCAGCGCGGGTCGAACCTCCTCGTCGTCGGTTCGCGAATGCCCGACGCCCACGAGACGGCCTGCCGACAGTTCCTCGGCGAAACCACGACGGAAGCCCGGCGACGACTGTTCGTCCTCGCGGACACCGCTCGATCGAGTTCGGACCGTCCGTCGCTCGCCACCGCCGACCCCGACCGCCACGCGGTCGTTCGCTACGACACGGCCGCCCGGAGTGCCGCAGTGACGGCGACGAACCTCGCGACGACGCCGGACGCCGCCCCGCCCACCGAGCGGGCAACCGAGAACGAGCTGGGCCGGTTGGGGACCGCCATCTCGGAGGTGGTCGCCGAGTTCGAGGCAACCAGCGGCGGGCTCTCGGCCGCGGAACTGCGCCTCTGTTTCGACTCGCTTACACCCCTGATATCGGAGCACGATCCCGAGACGGTCTTTCGGTTCCTCCACCTCCTCACCCACCGCGTGCGGGGCGTTGGCGGGATGGGACACTACCACCTCACGGCCGACCGCTCGAACCGGACGGTCGCGCTGCTCGAACCGTTGTTCGACGCGGTGATCGAACTCTGTTTTCGCGACGGTGAGCTCTACCAGCGCTGGTATCTGCACGACGGCGGACTGACGACCGGTTGGCTTCAGCTGTAG